In Dethiobacter alkaliphilus AHT 1, the genomic window CCAGTACCGTCTCCGCCGGAAGCGGTGCAATATGGTTTCTTTCAGTAAGGGAGGGCCAAAGCATTCTCATCCGGTTGTACACCTGGGGTATCGACAAAGCTTCATTGTAGGCAGCAGCCCAAAAATCGGACATAGCGCCGCCGGCCGCCACACCACCGGCCTGCAAGAGCAGGGCGGCAGCACTTTTTTCAGCACCGGCCAGCGCATGGAGATCCTCTTTGCTGTCCGGTGTATTGCCAAAGAAGTGCACATCGTTATATGGAAACGTTTCCCGCAGACGATTAAACAAGGCGGAAGGACGTTTGGCTTTTCCCTCTTCATCGGCCAGAGGGCAACTGACCCAAAGATACTCAGAGCTTCTGGTCAGGGCAATATAGGATAAGTATTGTTCATGGAAAAGTTTTTGCCGTTTGGTAACGGCCAGATCCACCCCGTTTTCCTGCAGAGCTTCCCGCTCTTCATCGGCCAACAGCCCTTCTTCTTTCAGGCGAGCTGGAAAATCTCCTTCACTGAGCCCCAGCACGTACGCCGCACGCAACCGGGGCTGGCGGGAGCGTTCCACGCTGCCAACAATTACCTGATCCAGACCCGCCGGCACCAAACCCAAAGTTAGCGCTTCCAGGCCGGCCTGCAGTATCTGACTAAACTCCTGCAGGCTGATTTGGCGCTCACCCAGGGTAGAGACAATCTGTTCCAGCAGTTCAACAACTCCGCTCCACACCTGTCGGTGTTGGGCCGCAGTGGCCGGATTGGCATCCTCCTCAGACCAGTTTTGCAGCTGTAATTCAGCATCCGTACTCTCCAGCAAAGCCCAGATAGCACGGCAAAAATCAGCTGCCGGCCTGGCCGAACCGCCAACCTGCCTGTTAAAGGGAGTAAAAATCCGGCCAAAAACAGTCTTGCCTTCATTTATTTCTTCCAGATGAGCATCTGTCTCTGTGGCAGTGTCCCGGGATTCGTCCAGCGACAGGCGCAGGCGAAAAGACCATGGCTTGCCGTCCAGCCAACGACTGCCGCGGATCCCATGGGCACGGGCGTAATTTTCCAGCTTATCTGCCGTTTCCCTGGAAATGGGCAGCAGATCGGTCTTTAATAACTGTAGCACCGGTTCCAGGGCAAAGTTGGCCTGGGCCGCGTCCAGGGCGGAGCGTAAAAACTCCACCAGTGGATGGTGCGTAGCACTGCGCCGCTCATCCACAAAAAAAGGAATCTGATACTCTTGGAAAATGGCGGCCACCAAGTCGTGGTAGCGGGAGAAATCCCGCAGAATCATTCCGATATCGCGAAAACGCCAGCCCTTCTCCCGCACCAGATGCAAAATATCGCACGCCACCGCCTCCACCTCGGCACGGGTGCCGGCGGCAGTGACCAACCGAATTTCCTCCGCTTCCCGCGGATAGCTCTCCACCGGTAAACGGCCAAAGCCGGCTTCCAAAACTTGCAGCGCTTCACTGTGGGCAAAGCGGGTCTGCTTCTCATCAAGGGGCAGCTGCTCCGGCGGCAGCGCCGGCACACCCGCTTCTCCCACCAAACGGCGCAGCTGCAGATAGGTCTCCAGGGTGGGATGAAACAATTCATCCTCCTGCGGTTGGGCCGGGATATGCCGTGGATCCAGGCATAAAGCCACCTCTACATGTTCCGCCGTTGAAAACAGGGCTGACAGCACCTGAAATTCCTGCGGAGTAAAGCCGGCAAAACCATCAACCCAGACACGGGTTCCGGCGGGCAGGGCCCCTTCCTCCACCGCAGCAGCCAATATAGCCAAAGTATCTTCGGGATCCATAAAGCTACCGGCGGTAAAAGTACGGTAGGCGGCAAAAACGGTGGACAAATCCGATAATTTGCTGCGCAACGCTTCCCCGGTTTCAGGTGATGCGGCCTGATTTTTTAGCATTTCCGGAGAAACAAGGTAATTGTTCAACTCACGTATTTGTACAGCCAATTGCTCACAAAAACGGGGTTGCTGTGCCGCACGGCCAAAAATGGTCAGCTCCGCCTGGCTCTCCTGCAGCAGGCGCCTCAGCACCATTTGCCGGCCCAATTCACTCATTACCGGCGGCAGGCCTCCTTTGGACTGCAGCAGGTGGTAAGCCAGTCGGCGAAAGGACAGCACCTGTGCCCTGAAGGTGCCGCCGCCGCACATCTGGGCCAGTTCCCGTTCCATCTGGAAGGTGGCCTGCTCCGGCACCAGAAAAATAATTGGTGGCCCCATGGGTTCTGTCTTACTGTAATGGGCAATGCTTTGCAGGCAGCGCTGTGTTTTGCCGCTACCGGCGCGCCCCAGAATAAACCGTACCGTCATATTTTCCTCCAGCATTAACTTTTTTGACAATGTGTACCCCAGTGAGCATACTCCTGCCGGTGGGATAGTAGAATCACCTGTCGGCTTTGCCCAATTTGTGCCAGGGTAGTGCCGATAATCTCCAGGCGGTTTTCATCCCAGTTTAAAAAAGGGTCATCCAGGATAAAGGGCAGCCGGACATCGGCCGCCAGTAAATCGGCAATGGCCAGGCGCAGGGAAATGTAGAGCTGATCACGGGTTCCCTGGCTTAACTGAGCCGGGGAAACGGATCTTCCCTCCTCTGTAACGCCGATGTTAAAGTGCTCATCCAGCTCCAATTTTCTCTCTCGTTGACCGGTAATACGGCAAAATATTTCACTGGACTTCTGTGCCAGCTCTTGCCTATAAGAACTGGAAAAATTGTGGATGGCGTCCGAAAGTTCCGTATACGCCAGTTTTAGGGCCGCCTTTTCACGCTGCAGGCGCCCACGTTTTTCCGTCAAATCTCTTTGCCTTTCCTGTAAAGCAGCCAGGTTTTGCGGAGCCTTTCCCTGCAGTCGGGACTGAACAATTTCCAGCTGGCGGATTGTTTCATGCAGCCGGGCATCTTCGTCCCGCAGCCGTGCAGTTTCAGCTTCCAGGTCACGGGAAAATTCAGCTAAATTATGCGGATCCTGCTCCCCGGTGCCGGGCAGGCCGGGATGTGCTTCAATGACCTGCTCCCAATCTTGCAGGATACGGACTGCGCGGTTGGTGGCATCGGTGAGGACATTTTGCAACTGCCCTAAATCCGCCGCACCGTGAGCACTGAGTAAACCGGACAGTTCCTGCCGGCAGTTTTGTATCTCTTGTAAAAGCTCTGTGGCTTCCTGTTGAGTCTGCGCAAACTTTATGGCATCGTTTATTGCTTTTTGCCACCAGGCAGCATCCCTTTGGTCAAGCCAGGACATTAACGTCTCCGCAGTTTGGGCCCGCGAATCATATACACCGGCCAATGAGGCCAAAACAGGCCAGGGGTACGAAAGCTCAGCGGGGGATAGCGTCATTAGCTGCCCGGGCTCCACTTCAGCTCCCTGCCTGCGAACAAAGGAGGCCACACTCTCCCGCAAAGTGGCTGCTTTGCGCAGCATGTCCCGCCAGGATTCATAGGCTGTTTCAATGTCGGTAAAGCTGCGCAGAAACGGTTCGGCCTGTTCCAGAAAAGAATGATACGCATTATCCGCACTCTCCCGGGCCACAGCCAGTGCTTCCCTGGCATGGGCAGGGGGCAGAGCTTCGGCCATCTCCTCTACCCGGGCAGTTGCACGTTGGCGCTGTTTTAGGCGCACACGTAATTCGCCAAGGGCAGCTTCATCGTCAAAAGCATGCTGCCCCAGCTGTGCATCCACCTGCTGTAGGCAGCCATCAAGTTCACCCAGGCTTTTTTTTCCGGCAGCAGCCTGCCGGTTTCTTTTTATCTGTGCCAGGATATACAGCACCACAAAAGCAGTGGCGGCAGCCACTGCACCAGACAGCCAAATTACCCGGGAAAGCCAGAAGGCCGCTCCTCCCATAAGCGCCGCCGCAGCGGTAGCCGGAAGCCAGGACTTGCCTGTCGGTCTTTTTATTTCTTTTTCCCGCCGCATTTTATTTAAAAGCTGCAGCTTCTTGTCAATGAGCTCGGCTGCGTTTTCCGGCAGATCAGCCAGGTCGGCAAACTCTGCGTCAAAATCCTCCAGGGCGGCCCGCCAGTCCTCTTCCAGCCGGCGCAACCGCTGGAAATCTGCGGCTGCTTTGGATTTTTCCGTTTCCAACCGGTAGCGCAGGGCGTTATATGCTGCCAACTGTTCCAACAGTGTGGGCTCCGCTTCCTCAAACAGGGAATA contains:
- the addB gene encoding helicase-exonuclease AddAB subunit AddB gives rise to the protein MTVRFILGRAGSGKTQRCLQSIAHYSKTEPMGPPIIFLVPEQATFQMERELAQMCGGGTFRAQVLSFRRLAYHLLQSKGGLPPVMSELGRQMVLRRLLQESQAELTIFGRAAQQPRFCEQLAVQIRELNNYLVSPEMLKNQAASPETGEALRSKLSDLSTVFAAYRTFTAGSFMDPEDTLAILAAAVEEGALPAGTRVWVDGFAGFTPQEFQVLSALFSTAEHVEVALCLDPRHIPAQPQEDELFHPTLETYLQLRRLVGEAGVPALPPEQLPLDEKQTRFAHSEALQVLEAGFGRLPVESYPREAEEIRLVTAAGTRAEVEAVACDILHLVREKGWRFRDIGMILRDFSRYHDLVAAIFQEYQIPFFVDERRSATHHPLVEFLRSALDAAQANFALEPVLQLLKTDLLPISRETADKLENYARAHGIRGSRWLDGKPWSFRLRLSLDESRDTATETDAHLEEINEGKTVFGRIFTPFNRQVGGSARPAADFCRAIWALLESTDAELQLQNWSEEDANPATAAQHRQVWSGVVELLEQIVSTLGERQISLQEFSQILQAGLEALTLGLVPAGLDQVIVGSVERSRQPRLRAAYVLGLSEGDFPARLKEEGLLADEEREALQENGVDLAVTKRQKLFHEQYLSYIALTRSSEYLWVSCPLADEEGKAKRPSALFNRLRETFPYNDVHFFGNTPDSKEDLHALAGAEKSAAALLLQAGGVAAGGAMSDFWAAAYNEALSIPQVYNRMRMLWPSLTERNHIAPLPAETVLEILGTELKSSVSRLEQFARCPFAHFARYVLRLQERHEFRVEAPEMGNFFHHALRLFAESLQAEGLDWAQLETEEAQARMNSIVEELIPRLQGEILLSSARMRYLAERLKETLAQAVAALTEHARRSQFKTVAVEMSFGSGKTPAWQLRCGQTQLKLYGQIDRIDLAEAEGKAWLRVIDYKSTPIELKLSDVWHGLSLQLLAYLAVVKENARAFSALPAESAGALYFGIHKPYERLDNPPPEAVTQKPPKLDGLMLAEPKVLDLMGGPEMVRAGLKRDGSFTQLSRVADAEQTEALFTYLREKLVELAREITSGRVEAAPFKKADGSRACTFCPFMPVCRFDVSMEGNRYRHLSALSHRQVLELVSGSYEGGEACGQSLDG
- a CDS encoding AAA family ATPase, with the translated sequence MSITWLSVTLSGFGRYREETTFRFAPGVNVCLAGNEAGKTTLAAGLAAIIYGLPATADPRAFGQGRYKNWDDPARFAGELNLQAGTQQYRILRNFANNRVSLQRLIDAKWQEEVGGEHKPGARKPNLAYEKKITELLGINSRELFMATFFVGQPLPQDENINPEIQQLISGSGAHYRDALDSLLAQAKAITRYTGRLGLTGQDMRNHRELELLEDEIATVGQAVKDSEETLLSLQNTSEELSMLRRKRELQSEELQKKEEMLSGWQKWRNLRERYTDSLQRQNVLSMAVEQGKKLQGDIQEKKKRLNLIMPGDCQDAEEMPDFATLGPTPQQTVEEAEKAAKRLHSDWQTFLADLEQLDLLESRLAGDYSLFEEAEPTLLEQLAAYNALRYRLETEKSKAAADFQRLRRLEEDWRAALEDFDAEFADLADLPENAAELIDKKLQLLNKMRREKEIKRPTGKSWLPATAAAALMGGAAFWLSRVIWLSGAVAAATAFVVLYILAQIKRNRQAAAGKKSLGELDGCLQQVDAQLGQHAFDDEAALGELRVRLKQRQRATARVEEMAEALPPAHAREALAVARESADNAYHSFLEQAEPFLRSFTDIETAYESWRDMLRKAATLRESVASFVRRQGAEVEPGQLMTLSPAELSYPWPVLASLAGVYDSRAQTAETLMSWLDQRDAAWWQKAINDAIKFAQTQQEATELLQEIQNCRQELSGLLSAHGAADLGQLQNVLTDATNRAVRILQDWEQVIEAHPGLPGTGEQDPHNLAEFSRDLEAETARLRDEDARLHETIRQLEIVQSRLQGKAPQNLAALQERQRDLTEKRGRLQREKAALKLAYTELSDAIHNFSSSYRQELAQKSSEIFCRITGQRERKLELDEHFNIGVTEEGRSVSPAQLSQGTRDQLYISLRLAIADLLAADVRLPFILDDPFLNWDENRLEIIGTTLAQIGQSRQVILLSHRQEYAHWGTHCQKS